The following proteins are co-located in the Eublepharis macularius isolate TG4126 chromosome 5, MPM_Emac_v1.0, whole genome shotgun sequence genome:
- the ARMC12 gene encoding armadillo repeat-containing protein 12: MKYLEMVTPQNLATMATGAGAVYLVAKTIMAGIQSPPYNPEPLPFAKLAIEQQTPNVTVKDSGELRGLLLSLNPRLDDYAKRMILLGITRCVYLLDKEASACTYDDITLVASFLDDQDMGIKIQALNALKAFASICKFKIRIQEFVPKVLEMITTFWDNDVHIAGLRLLNALQLPAQTHLLPKKLMPSLMDILQSGSPVAQVQVLKFLSMLAQNEDLLYDIMNCQVHPEFMNLFQPSQLGNLLFEMLVLVERLSEGRLTPQYQSMNWQYNELSLHEVLFGEDSRLSDRLLSLIIHPEEQVQIQACRVILKLQLSEGPEIVAASEIDSSLSNFLFDSTGNATIAESRLMSEY; this comes from the exons ATGAAGTACTTAGAGATGGTAACCCCCCAGAATTTGGCAACAATGGCTACAGGAGCTGGGGCTGTCTACCTGGTGGCTAAAACCATCATGGCAGGGATACAGAGCCCTCCCTACAACCCAGAGCCACTTCCCTTTGCCA AACTTGCCATAGAGCAGCAGACTCCAAATGTTACTGTGAAGGACTCTGGAGAGCTCAGGGGATTGCTGCTTTCCCTCAATCCAAGGTTAGATGACTATGCCAAGAGAATGATTCTCCTTGGCATCACACGGTGTGTTTACCTACTGGACAAAGAG GCATCTGCCTGTACCTATGATGACATCACACTAGTGGCCTCATTCCTAGATGATCAAGACATGGGTATCAAGATTCAGGCACTAAATGCCCTCAAGGCCTTTGCTAGCATCTGCAAGTTCAAAATCAGAATTCAG GAGTTTGTCCCCAAAGTTCTTGAAATGATCACTACCTTCTGGGATAATGATGTGCATATTGCTGGGTTGAGACTGCTGAATGCACTGCAGTTGCCGGCTCAAACTCATTTGCTACCGAAAAAGCTTATGCCTTCCTTGATGGACATTCTGCAATCGGGGAGCCCTGTGGCCCAG GTGCAGGTTCTAAAATTTCTTAGCATGCTAGCCCAGAACGAAGATCTATTGTATGACATCATGAACTGCCAG GTGCATCCTGAATTCATGAACCTCTTTCAACCTTCCCAGCTGGGAAATCTCCTCTTTGAGATGCTGGTGCTTGTGGAACGGCTAAGTGAGGGACGTCTGACTCCCCAGTACCAGTCAATGAACTGGCAGTACAATGAGTTGTCCCTTCATGAGGTCCTCTTTGGAGAAGACTCCCGTCTATCTGACCGCCTTCTCTCCCTCATCATTCACCCTGAGGAACAGGTGCAAATCCAGGCCTGCAGGGTCATCTTGAAACTCCAGCTAAGTGAGGGCCCAGAGATAGTAGCTGCCAGTGAAATTGATTCTAGCCTCAGTAACTTCCTCTTTGACTCCACGGGCAATGCCACTATTGCTGAATCCAGATTGATGTCTGAGTATTGA